One genomic window of Pirellulales bacterium includes the following:
- a CDS encoding polymorphic toxin-type HINT domain-containing protein — MIATAICFLASAGFGCSVSPCDAGEATKSDITPAKLVRLALEAEAAGDLVGRSRYLARALAADPDYAPAHWQLGEIRRGDQWVEPIQLARDEQQVAKMSEYRRLRDRSKESPQDQRRLAEFAAQANLPEQERLHVENVYRLSPDKSRVSAPLQLVPYGERFVTVAESSALAAKAAQARSATAIWVPRLVAMRNDIMNGSVTACEKALKELKAIRDPGAIPALEAATGLSSAAVGRAVVASLAEIRAQPATVSLVRHAVLAQDPQTRSEALNALKSRSVYAYAPMLLSYMQLPIETRFDTFFLDDGRPAHRLSLFQEGQSQSLSFVSEGALVQRISVRENGLLPRPLGAVDESLNADRQLAQNTAQFNLLQEQVNKRAGAALQSLTEESLPPQPRLWWEWWAQYNEMYSPTNKPVSYMTRTSGTAPVQYQIRYHSCFVPGTEVWTMSGPLPIEDIKVGEFVLSQDVDSGELAYKPVTATTVGPQVRKLVEIAVDGELIRCTYGHLFWVSGVGWKMAKELKPGDLLHTTSGPLPIDSIEMHGKAVCHNLIVADFNTYFVTDQAFLVHDINVRGPTTATVPGLVDEEEYREAPAQP, encoded by the coding sequence ATGATCGCGACCGCTATTTGCTTTCTTGCCTCGGCCGGCTTCGGATGCAGCGTATCTCCCTGCGATGCTGGCGAAGCGACCAAATCCGATATCACGCCTGCGAAACTCGTGCGCCTGGCCCTCGAAGCTGAAGCGGCGGGCGATCTCGTAGGGCGATCGCGCTATCTGGCCCGGGCCCTGGCGGCCGATCCCGATTACGCCCCCGCCCATTGGCAGTTGGGCGAAATCCGCCGTGGCGACCAATGGGTCGAGCCGATCCAGCTTGCTCGCGACGAGCAGCAGGTAGCGAAGATGAGCGAATATCGCAGGCTGCGCGACCGCTCGAAGGAATCTCCCCAAGATCAAAGACGGCTCGCAGAATTCGCGGCGCAGGCCAACCTGCCCGAGCAGGAGCGTCTGCACGTCGAAAACGTTTATCGCCTGTCGCCAGACAAATCCCGAGTTAGCGCCCCGCTGCAATTGGTGCCCTATGGGGAGCGCTTCGTCACGGTCGCCGAAAGCTCCGCGCTGGCCGCGAAAGCCGCCCAAGCTCGATCCGCAACAGCGATTTGGGTGCCGCGGCTGGTCGCTATGCGGAACGACATCATGAACGGCAGTGTGACCGCCTGCGAGAAGGCGCTCAAAGAATTAAAGGCGATCCGCGACCCCGGCGCGATTCCTGCGCTCGAGGCGGCGACGGGCCTGAGTTCGGCCGCGGTAGGTCGTGCCGTGGTCGCAAGCCTGGCCGAGATACGGGCGCAGCCGGCAACCGTCTCGCTCGTTCGCCATGCCGTACTGGCCCAAGATCCCCAAACCCGCAGCGAGGCATTAAACGCGCTCAAGTCGCGATCCGTCTATGCTTACGCGCCGATGCTTCTGTCGTACATGCAATTGCCGATCGAAACGCGCTTCGACACGTTCTTCCTGGACGACGGTCGCCCGGCGCATCGGCTGTCGCTTTTCCAAGAAGGACAGTCTCAAAGCTTGTCATTCGTGTCCGAAGGCGCGCTGGTGCAGCGCATCAGCGTTCGCGAAAACGGCCTATTGCCGCGCCCCCTCGGCGCAGTTGACGAAAGCCTTAATGCCGACCGGCAACTGGCGCAAAACACGGCCCAGTTCAACCTGCTACAGGAACAAGTGAACAAAAGGGCTGGCGCCGCGCTGCAATCGCTCACCGAAGAATCACTGCCCCCGCAACCGCGTCTGTGGTGGGAGTGGTGGGCACAATACAACGAGATGTACTCGCCGACGAACAAGCCGGTCAGCTACATGACGCGCACCTCCGGGACGGCGCCCGTCCAGTACCAGATCCGCTACCACTCGTGCTTCGTGCCCGGCACCGAGGTGTGGACCATGAGCGGACCTCTACCGATCGAGGATATCAAGGTCGGCGAATTTGTCCTTTCCCAAGATGTCGACTCCGGCGAGTTGGCGTATAAGCCAGTAACCGCCACCACCGTGGGGCCCCAAGTCCGCAAGCTCGTCGAGATCGCTGTCGATGGCGAGTTGATTCGCTGCACCTACGGCCATTTGTTCTGGGTCTCGGGCGTTGGTTGGAAAATGGCTAAAGAGCTCAAACCCGGCGACTTGCTGCATACCACGAGCGGACCGCTGCCGATCGACAGCATCGAGATGCACGGAAAGGCCGTGTGCCACAACCTGATCGTGGCCGACTTCAATACCTACTTCGTCACCGACCAGGCGTTCCTGGTACACGACATCAACGTGCGTGGGCCGACGACCGCTACGGTGCCAGGCCTGGTCGATGAAGAGGAATATCGTGAGGCGCCGGCGCAGCCTTAG
- a CDS encoding RimK family protein: MPVLIVVNNVSEWPFQIPGVAVIDAKSYLTKPEYGEVRGAKVFNLCRSYRYQSLGYYVTLLATARGHKPLPNIMTIQDMKSQTVVRFVSDDLDDLIQSSLAPIESDKFTLSIYFGRNLARRYDRLSLHLFNLFQAPLLRAQFTKNGKWQLRQIGPVPVDGIPPQHRPFVLDVATEHFSGRRASPRKRNLAKYDLAILVNPDEPLPPSDEKALDRFVRAAEAAGLQTDLIGRDDYARLAEFDALFIRETTAVAHHTFRFARRAAMEGLVVVDDPESILRCSNKVYLAELLSRHKIAIPRTVIVNKDNIGTIGDELGFPCVLKQPDAAFSLGVVKVESQQMLDDCAEKFLEKSDLLIAQEFLPTAYDWRVGIFDRQPLYACKYHMATDHWQIVKNEASGKRRYGRTETFPVQQAPRQVISTALKAANLIGDGLYGVDIKQSGRHCYVIEVNDNPNIDAGVEDNFLKNELYTRMMDVFLERIEATKAGKRIS; the protein is encoded by the coding sequence ATGCCGGTATTGATCGTCGTTAACAACGTCAGCGAGTGGCCGTTTCAAATACCGGGGGTGGCGGTCATCGATGCGAAAAGCTACCTCACCAAGCCCGAGTACGGCGAGGTCCGCGGGGCCAAGGTCTTTAACCTGTGCCGTTCCTACCGCTATCAAAGCCTGGGCTACTACGTGACGCTGCTGGCGACCGCGCGGGGGCACAAGCCGCTGCCGAACATCATGACCATCCAGGACATGAAGTCGCAGACCGTGGTGCGCTTCGTCTCGGATGACCTGGATGATTTGATTCAATCCAGCTTGGCGCCTATCGAATCGGACAAGTTCACGCTCAGTATCTACTTCGGCCGCAACCTGGCGCGGCGCTATGATCGCTTGAGCCTGCACTTGTTCAACCTGTTTCAGGCGCCGCTCTTGCGGGCGCAATTCACCAAGAACGGCAAGTGGCAGTTGCGGCAGATCGGACCCGTGCCGGTCGACGGCATTCCGCCGCAACATCGGCCGTTCGTGCTGGACGTGGCGACCGAGCATTTTTCCGGTCGCCGGGCTTCGCCGCGCAAGCGCAACCTCGCCAAGTACGACCTGGCGATCCTGGTCAATCCCGACGAGCCTTTGCCGCCGTCGGACGAGAAAGCACTCGACCGCTTCGTCCGCGCCGCCGAGGCCGCTGGGCTGCAAACCGACCTGATCGGGCGGGACGATTATGCCCGGCTCGCCGAGTTCGACGCGCTGTTCATTCGCGAGACCACGGCCGTGGCCCACCACACCTTCCGCTTCGCGCGGCGCGCCGCGATGGAAGGGCTGGTCGTCGTCGACGATCCGGAATCGATCTTGCGCTGCTCGAACAAGGTCTACCTGGCCGAGCTATTGTCCCGGCACAAGATCGCCATCCCGCGCACCGTAATCGTAAACAAGGACAACATCGGCACGATCGGGGATGAACTCGGCTTCCCCTGCGTGCTCAAGCAGCCGGATGCCGCCTTTTCCTTGGGAGTGGTGAAAGTCGAAAGCCAGCAGATGCTCGACGACTGTGCCGAAAAGTTCCTGGAAAAATCCGACCTGCTGATCGCCCAGGAGTTTCTGCCCACGGCTTACGACTGGCGTGTCGGCATTTTCGACCGCCAGCCTTTGTACGCCTGCAAGTATCACATGGCGACGGATCATTGGCAGATCGTGAAGAACGAAGCGTCGGGCAAGCGCCGCTACGGCCGCACCGAAACCTTTCCCGTGCAGCAGGCGCCGCGCCAGGTGATCAGCACGGCGCTAAAGGCTGCGAACTTGATCGGCGATGGCCTGTATGGCGTCGACATCAAACAGAGCGGCCGGCACTGCTACGTCATCGAAGTCAACGACAACCCGAACATCGACGCCGGCGTGGAAGACAACTTTCTGAAGAACGAGTTGTACACCCGCATGATGGATGTATTTCTGGAACGCATCGAAGCCACGAAGGCTGGCAAGAGGATCTCGTGA
- a CDS encoding sugar phosphate isomerase/epimerase family protein — protein MSGHTRPDRREFLKIAGAAAAGAAQLSSLAITAEAAPPPTKTTGMKKAVKYGMIQAGNTVKEKFQLLKDLGFDGVEMDSPSKLDRDEVLRARDEVGLPIHGVVDSVHWRDTLSHPDPAVRQRGLEGLQTALRDSKYYGGTTVLLVPAVVNKEVSYADAYTRSQAEMRKALPLANELGIKIALENVWNNFLLSPLEEARYIDELDSPMVGAYFDVGNVLRYGWPEHWITTLGKRILKLDIKEFSRKKQNDEGLGKGFDVELLEGDCDWPAVMAALRQIGYSGWATAEIPGGGRDRLAEIAQRMDRIFAS, from the coding sequence ATGAGCGGTCACACTCGGCCTGACCGGCGCGAATTCCTCAAAATCGCGGGAGCCGCCGCGGCCGGCGCCGCACAACTTAGCTCCCTCGCCATCACGGCCGAAGCCGCACCACCGCCGACGAAAACCACCGGCATGAAGAAGGCCGTGAAGTACGGCATGATCCAGGCCGGCAACACGGTGAAGGAAAAGTTCCAGCTCCTCAAGGACCTGGGCTTCGACGGCGTCGAGATGGATAGCCCCAGCAAGCTCGATCGTGACGAAGTCTTGCGCGCCCGCGATGAAGTCGGGCTGCCGATTCATGGTGTCGTCGATTCGGTGCATTGGCGCGATACCCTGTCGCATCCCGACCCGGCAGTCCGGCAGCGCGGGCTCGAAGGGCTGCAGACCGCGCTGCGCGATTCGAAATACTATGGCGGCACGACGGTCCTCTTGGTGCCGGCCGTGGTGAACAAGGAAGTTTCGTACGCCGATGCCTACACGCGCTCGCAGGCCGAGATGCGCAAGGCCCTTCCCTTGGCCAACGAGTTGGGCATCAAGATCGCGCTGGAAAACGTCTGGAACAATTTCCTCTTGAGCCCGCTGGAGGAAGCTCGCTACATCGACGAACTCGATTCGCCGATGGTGGGCGCGTATTTCGACGTCGGCAACGTGCTACGCTACGGCTGGCCCGAGCATTGGATCACGACCCTGGGCAAGCGGATTCTGAAGCTCGACATCAAAGAGTTCAGCCGCAAGAAACAAAACGACGAAGGGCTCGGCAAGGGGTTCGACGTCGAGCTGTTGGAAGGCGATTGCGACTGGCCAGCCGTGATGGCCGCCCTGCGACAGATCGGCTACTCGGGCTGGGCCACGGCCGAGATTCCCGGCGGCGGGCGCGACCGGCTGGCCGAGATCGCCCAGCGGATGGACCGGATTTTTGCCAGCTAA
- a CDS encoding ROK family protein produces the protein MFLGIEIGGTKLQLGVGKRSGPPLVKLVRHDVRIEDGAQGILKQIRAAARPLVAAHDVERIGVGFGGPLAADGRRTVKSHQVAGWDNFPLADWCEKELGAPTVLGNDADLAGLAEAHFGAGRGHDPIFYITVGTGIGGGFIVDRRIYRGSGHGAAEIGHLRPGLDAVDSQATLESRAAGPGIVATVRRLIPTAATSDVADLSARTDDDLELLTAKTIGEAAAAGNQLALDGLGESRRALAWAIAQVITLLSPPAVVIGGGVSLLGEKLFFAPLRAEVERYVFPPFRGTYQILPAQLGEEMVVYGALALAAEADSPRRHGDTEKN, from the coding sequence ATGTTCCTCGGCATTGAAATTGGCGGTACGAAGCTGCAACTGGGCGTGGGGAAGCGAAGCGGGCCGCCGCTCGTGAAGCTTGTTCGGCACGACGTACGTATCGAAGACGGCGCCCAGGGCATTCTCAAACAAATCCGCGCCGCGGCTCGCCCGCTTGTGGCGGCGCACGATGTCGAACGAATCGGCGTCGGCTTTGGCGGGCCATTGGCGGCCGACGGACGCCGCACGGTGAAGAGTCACCAGGTAGCCGGCTGGGACAATTTCCCCCTCGCCGACTGGTGCGAAAAGGAATTAGGCGCGCCGACCGTACTGGGGAACGACGCCGATCTGGCGGGCCTGGCCGAAGCTCACTTTGGCGCCGGTCGCGGTCATGATCCTATCTTTTACATCACGGTCGGCACCGGCATCGGTGGCGGATTCATTGTCGACCGGCGCATCTATCGCGGCAGCGGGCACGGCGCGGCCGAAATCGGTCATTTGCGACCAGGACTAGACGCCGTCGACTCGCAGGCAACGCTCGAATCGCGCGCCGCGGGGCCGGGCATCGTGGCCACCGTGCGACGGCTCATTCCCACGGCCGCAACGTCCGACGTCGCCGACCTGAGCGCGCGCACGGACGACGATCTGGAACTACTGACGGCAAAGACGATCGGCGAAGCTGCGGCGGCCGGTAACCAGTTGGCCCTGGACGGCCTCGGCGAATCGCGCCGCGCGCTGGCCTGGGCCATCGCACAAGTGATCACGCTACTATCGCCCCCCGCAGTGGTGATCGGCGGCGGCGTATCATTGTTGGGCGAGAAGCTATTCTTCGCGCCGCTGCGTGCCGAGGTCGAGCGCTACGTCTTTCCACCATTTCGCGGCACGTACCAGATTCTGCCCGCACAATTGGGCGAAGAGATGGTCGTATACGGAGCGCTGGCACTTGCTGCGGAAGCAGATTCACCACGGAGGCACGGAGACACGGAGAAAAACTGA
- a CDS encoding dienelactone hydrolase family protein — protein MPTLRSSIVPSLLLTVCAVARAATAGEPLAGTQPLTVEGDLASAMVEGIDRFLLRQIEQAPEHRAAFWDRDTSSPEKYNASVQPNRERLAKIIGAVDRRLPCDELEIIATTSQPALVGGSLKFEALAVRWPVLPGVYGEGLLLHPTRETPIADVIAIPDADQTPEMIAGLVTGDKALPAEQQFARRLAESGCRVVVPVLIDRDNKYSVGAAGTRPTNQPHREFIYRQAYELGRHIIGYEVQKMLALVDFFAADAKRNEQKRPIGIMGYAEGGLIAFNTAALDTRVDVACVSGYFGPRDRVWEEPIYRNVFSLLREFGDAEIASLIAPRALVIEASRVPEIAGPPKPAQGVGGGAAPGKLTQIDPLASTREALRVAKLPAAMHGPLTFMGGPGADNVLPAGSESTLEAFLHYLNKDAEVAELGPAPVVRRQPDPQRLKRQFDELVDFTQDLLAQSEETRRQFWSKASRRSIEEWQESTAWYRKYFYDQVIGRFVVPKEPANPRTRKIFDQPEFTGYEVMLDVFPDVFAYGILLVPKDLKPGERRPVVVCQHGLEGRPQAVADPSVNDHHYNQYAIQLVKRGYVTYAPQNPYIFQDRFRVLQRMANPLGRTLFSIIVPQHEQTVDWLASLDFVDPKRIAFYGLSYGGKTAMRVPSIVEKYCLSICSADFNEWIWKNTSARSPYSYLHTGEYEMFEFDLGNTFNYSDMAGLIAPRPFMVERGHRDGVAPDDTVAYEYAKVRLLYADLKIPERTTIEFFDGPHTIHGVGTFEFLDEQLGWTPTSK, from the coding sequence ATGCCCACCCTGCGATCGTCAATTGTTCCATCGCTGCTTTTGACTGTGTGTGCGGTCGCCCGCGCCGCGACGGCCGGTGAACCACTTGCCGGCACGCAGCCGCTTACGGTCGAGGGGGATCTGGCCTCGGCGATGGTCGAGGGGATCGACCGCTTCCTGCTGAGGCAGATCGAGCAGGCGCCGGAACATCGCGCGGCGTTCTGGGATCGCGACACGTCTTCGCCCGAGAAATACAACGCCTCGGTCCAGCCGAACCGTGAGCGATTGGCCAAGATTATCGGGGCGGTCGATCGTCGCCTGCCGTGCGATGAGTTGGAGATCATCGCGACCACCAGCCAGCCAGCGCTCGTGGGCGGCTCGCTCAAGTTCGAGGCTTTGGCCGTGCGCTGGCCGGTGCTCCCTGGCGTGTACGGCGAGGGGCTGCTTTTGCATCCCACGCGCGAGACGCCGATCGCCGACGTCATCGCCATTCCCGACGCTGATCAAACTCCGGAAATGATTGCGGGCCTGGTGACGGGCGACAAGGCGTTGCCTGCCGAGCAGCAGTTCGCGCGCCGGCTGGCTGAAAGCGGCTGCCGTGTCGTGGTGCCGGTGCTGATCGACCGCGACAACAAGTATTCCGTCGGCGCGGCCGGCACGCGTCCGACGAACCAGCCGCATCGCGAGTTCATTTATCGTCAGGCTTATGAACTGGGGCGGCACATCATCGGCTACGAAGTGCAGAAGATGCTCGCCCTGGTCGACTTCTTCGCGGCCGATGCCAAACGCAACGAGCAGAAGCGCCCGATCGGCATCATGGGCTATGCCGAAGGAGGGCTGATCGCGTTCAATACGGCAGCGCTCGACACGCGCGTTGATGTTGCGTGCGTCAGCGGATATTTCGGCCCGCGCGATCGGGTGTGGGAGGAGCCGATCTACCGCAACGTCTTTTCGCTATTGCGCGAATTCGGCGACGCCGAGATCGCATCACTCATCGCGCCGCGGGCGCTGGTGATCGAAGCGTCGCGCGTGCCGGAGATCGCCGGTCCGCCCAAGCCGGCGCAGGGTGTTGGCGGCGGCGCCGCGCCGGGCAAGCTGACGCAGATCGATCCGCTGGCATCAACGCGCGAGGCATTGCGCGTCGCAAAACTCCCCGCGGCAATGCACGGGCCACTTACGTTCATGGGAGGGCCAGGGGCCGACAATGTCCTTCCAGCGGGGAGCGAGAGCACGCTCGAGGCGTTTCTCCACTACCTGAATAAAGATGCCGAAGTGGCCGAGTTGGGCCCGGCGCCTGTCGTGCGCAGACAGCCCGATCCGCAGCGCCTCAAGCGACAATTCGACGAACTGGTCGATTTCACGCAGGACTTGTTGGCGCAGTCCGAGGAGACGCGGCGACAGTTCTGGTCCAAGGCCAGCCGCAGGTCGATCGAAGAATGGCAAGAATCGACCGCCTGGTATCGCAAGTATTTCTATGACCAGGTCATCGGCCGCTTCGTTGTGCCCAAAGAGCCGGCGAACCCGCGCACGCGCAAGATTTTCGACCAGCCCGAATTCACCGGCTACGAAGTGATGCTCGACGTGTTTCCCGATGTGTTCGCGTACGGCATTTTGCTCGTGCCCAAGGACCTGAAGCCGGGCGAGCGGCGGCCGGTCGTCGTTTGTCAGCATGGACTGGAAGGGCGTCCGCAGGCGGTCGCCGATCCGTCGGTGAATGACCACCATTACAACCAGTACGCGATCCAACTGGTGAAGCGCGGCTACGTCACTTACGCGCCGCAGAACCCGTACATTTTTCAGGATCGCTTTCGCGTCTTGCAGCGTATGGCCAACCCGTTGGGCCGCACGCTGTTCTCGATCATCGTGCCGCAGCACGAGCAGACGGTCGACTGGCTGGCCTCGCTCGATTTCGTCGATCCGAAGCGCATTGCCTTCTATGGGCTCTCGTACGGCGGCAAGACGGCGATGCGCGTGCCCTCGATCGTGGAGAAGTATTGCCTGTCGATCTGCTCGGCCGATTTCAACGAGTGGATCTGGAAGAATACCTCGGCCCGCAGCCCGTACAGTTACCTGCACACGGGCGAGTACGAGATGTTCGAGTTCGACCTGGGCAATACGTTCAACTACTCCGACATGGCCGGGCTGATCGCGCCGCGGCCGTTCATGGTCGAACGCGGCCATCGCGACGGCGTGGCCCCCGACGACACGGTGGCGTATGAGTACGCCAAGGTGCGGCTGCTGTACGCCGACCTGAAAATTCCCGAGCGCACGACGATCGAATTCTTCGACGGCCCACACACGATCCACGGCGTAGGGACGTTTGAGTTTTTGGATGAGCAGTTGGGCTGGACACCGACGAGCAAATGA
- a CDS encoding redoxin domain-containing protein, which yields MTRNRILLLAGLLALGISPVVADEVKQDKELIGRQAPAFTLRDQYGKPHALADYADRKLVVLAFLGNECPLVKLYAGRLEQIAQEYGPRGVAVLGVNANRQDALTEMTAFSQQHKLTYPLLKDAGNVVADALAASRTPQVFVLDASRTVRYAGRVDDQYGIGFQRPSPTRRDLVAALDELLAGHEVSQPVTEAPGCLIGRMTKVEPQGTVTYANQISRLLNERCANCHHAGDIAPFPMTSYDEIVGWASTIREVVEEERMPPWHANPAHGKFSNDGRLSAAEKQLIYDWVDNGCPEGNAKDLPTPPQFAEGWQIPQPDQIVYIQEKPVKVAAKGVLPYRYFLVDPFFKEDKWIKAIEARPGNRAVVHHIIVGFSKPKEHPRLGLGGGSLVGYAPGMPPAKYPEGAAMFVPKGSKISFQVHYTPNGTEQLDRSSVGIVFADPKEVRERVDGDEAANTHFRIPAGADNFAVESRHHFHKDVRLVSMTPHMHMRGKAFRYEAEYPDGRTEILLDVPRYDFNWQMRYDLAVPKLLPSGTRLHCTALFDNSENNLSNPDPKRNVGWGEQTWDEMMIGYFTTLPGESPAPANSQPMAGQ from the coding sequence ATGACAAGGAATCGGATTCTTCTGCTGGCCGGCCTGCTAGCGCTGGGCATTTCCCCGGTCGTGGCCGATGAGGTCAAGCAGGATAAGGAATTGATCGGCCGCCAGGCGCCGGCCTTCACGCTCCGCGATCAGTATGGCAAGCCGCACGCCCTGGCCGACTATGCCGACCGCAAGTTGGTCGTCTTGGCGTTCCTGGGCAACGAATGTCCGCTGGTGAAATTGTACGCCGGGCGGCTCGAGCAGATCGCGCAGGAGTATGGCCCGCGCGGAGTGGCGGTGCTGGGCGTGAATGCCAATCGGCAAGACGCGCTCACGGAAATGACCGCCTTCTCCCAGCAGCACAAGCTGACGTATCCTCTGTTGAAGGACGCGGGCAACGTCGTGGCCGACGCGCTGGCCGCGTCGCGCACACCGCAGGTGTTCGTGCTCGATGCGTCCCGCACAGTTCGCTACGCGGGCCGCGTCGACGACCAATACGGCATCGGCTTTCAGCGCCCCAGCCCAACACGCCGCGACCTGGTCGCGGCGCTCGACGAGCTACTTGCCGGCCATGAAGTGAGTCAGCCGGTCACCGAAGCGCCAGGCTGCTTGATCGGTCGCATGACGAAGGTCGAGCCGCAAGGCACCGTGACCTATGCGAATCAGATTTCGCGCCTGCTGAACGAGCGCTGTGCCAACTGCCATCACGCCGGTGACATCGCTCCTTTTCCCATGACCAGCTACGACGAGATCGTCGGCTGGGCCTCGACGATTCGCGAAGTGGTCGAAGAAGAGCGGATGCCCCCCTGGCACGCCAATCCCGCACACGGAAAGTTCAGCAACGACGGACGACTAAGCGCCGCCGAGAAACAGTTGATCTACGATTGGGTCGACAATGGCTGTCCCGAGGGTAATGCCAAGGACCTCCCCACGCCGCCGCAGTTCGCCGAGGGATGGCAAATCCCGCAGCCCGACCAGATCGTGTACATCCAAGAGAAGCCGGTGAAAGTGGCGGCGAAGGGCGTGCTCCCGTATCGGTACTTCCTGGTCGATCCGTTCTTCAAAGAGGACAAATGGATCAAGGCCATCGAAGCCCGGCCGGGCAATCGCGCCGTGGTGCATCACATCATCGTCGGGTTTTCGAAGCCCAAGGAGCATCCGCGGCTGGGGCTCGGGGGCGGCTCGCTCGTCGGATATGCCCCTGGGATGCCACCGGCCAAATATCCCGAAGGCGCGGCGATGTTCGTGCCGAAGGGTTCGAAGATCTCGTTCCAGGTTCACTACACGCCCAACGGCACCGAGCAGCTCGACCGCAGCTCGGTGGGGATCGTCTTTGCCGATCCCAAGGAAGTGCGCGAGCGCGTCGATGGTGACGAGGCCGCCAATACGCATTTCCGCATTCCCGCCGGCGCCGACAATTTTGCCGTCGAGTCGCGGCACCATTTCCACAAGGACGTACGGCTTGTCTCGATGACGCCGCACATGCACATGCGCGGCAAGGCGTTCCGCTACGAAGCGGAATATCCCGACGGCCGCACCGAGATTCTATTGGACGTGCCGCGGTACGATTTCAACTGGCAGATGCGTTACGACCTCGCCGTGCCGAAGCTACTGCCCAGCGGCACCCGACTGCACTGCACGGCCCTGTTCGACAACTCGGAAAACAACCTGAGCAACCCCGATCCGAAGCGCAACGTCGGCTGGGGCGAACAAACCTGGGACGAAATGATGATCGGCTACTTCACCACCTTGCCCGGCGAGTCGCCGGCTCCGGCGAACAGCCAGCCGATGGCAGGGCAGTAG
- a CDS encoding C39 family peptidase, translated as MDTNLIVEMLPQPDDYTCGPTCLHSVYRYHGDQIDLEQVISEVGRVDGGGTLDVFLACHALRRGYSATIYTYNLQLFDPTWFRPRRADLAELLVQQREYKSSPKLRVATQAYLEFLERGGQLRFEDLTGHLIRKYLSRSIPVLTGLSATYLHRAAREYGPTCEPDSVRGEPTGHFVVLCGYNRDTREVLVADPLAPNPVAGDNRYVVSIDRVICAILLGIVTYDANLLIIEPRKQRKQGSHAGIDRR; from the coding sequence TTGGATACAAACCTCATTGTCGAGATGTTGCCGCAGCCGGACGACTACACCTGTGGTCCGACGTGCTTGCACTCCGTCTATCGCTATCACGGCGACCAGATCGATCTGGAACAGGTCATCTCCGAGGTCGGACGAGTCGACGGGGGAGGAACGCTCGACGTTTTTCTGGCCTGTCACGCCCTGCGCCGCGGCTACTCCGCAACAATCTACACGTATAATCTGCAGTTGTTCGACCCGACCTGGTTCCGGCCGCGCCGCGCCGACCTGGCCGAGTTGCTGGTCCAGCAGAGGGAGTACAAGTCGTCCCCGAAATTGCGGGTGGCGACCCAGGCCTATCTCGAGTTTCTCGAACGCGGCGGCCAGCTGCGCTTCGAAGACCTGACAGGGCATTTGATTCGCAAATATCTGAGCCGTTCGATTCCGGTGTTGACGGGCTTAAGCGCCACGTATCTGCACCGGGCCGCCCGCGAATATGGCCCCACGTGCGAGCCGGACAGCGTGCGCGGCGAACCGACGGGGCATTTCGTGGTCCTGTGCGGATACAACCGTGACACGCGCGAAGTCCTGGTCGCTGATCCATTGGCCCCCAACCCCGTGGCCGGCGACAACCGCTACGTGGTCAGCATCGATCGCGTCATCTGCGCCATCCTGCTGGGCATAGTCACCTACGATGCGAACCTCTTGATCATTGAACCGCGCAAGCAGCGCAAACAAGGAAGTCATGCCGGTATTGATCGTCGTTAA